In a single window of the Flavivirga spongiicola genome:
- a CDS encoding amidohydrolase: MKKFFAFILLMGLVCCKTKEPVDSIVINANVYTVNDNFEKAEAFAVKDGKFIEVGNSEVLKNKFSTNNIIDAKGQTIVPGFIDAHCHFLGLGLNQLNANLVGTTSFDEVVNRVLGFQNKYQQDFIFGRGWDQNDWKLKEFPNNTLLDSLFPDTPVALTRVDGHALLVNQAALDLGNITIDSEIDGGEVVIEEGKLTGVLIDKAQRLVLKHWPEPSRREIESALLEAQKLCVSQGLTTVDDAGLEIDSIEIIDSLQNSGDLNIRVYAMVSATKKNLDYYLDKGIIKTDKLNIRSFKFYADGALGSRGAMLRKPYTDKPGHLGLLVNSIEDLEETATRISNSEYQMNTHAIGDSANHVVLHTYKKVLQDKPDRRWRVEHAQIISPEDFNLFNDIIPSIQPTHATSDMYWAEDRVGAERIKGGYAYKDLLKTYGKVALGTDFPVEYVSPFYTFYAAVARKDLKGHPERGYQMENALSREETLKGMTIWAAYSNFEEAEKGSIEAGKFADFIILDKDIMKVDVSEIPNIKVLSTFIDGELQ; the protein is encoded by the coding sequence ATGAAAAAGTTTTTTGCATTTATCCTATTAATGGGACTAGTATGTTGTAAAACAAAAGAACCTGTAGATTCTATTGTAATAAATGCCAATGTTTATACTGTAAATGATAATTTTGAGAAAGCTGAAGCATTTGCTGTTAAAGATGGCAAATTTATAGAAGTAGGAAATTCAGAAGTACTGAAAAATAAATTCTCAACAAATAATATCATTGATGCCAAAGGACAGACTATAGTTCCTGGATTCATTGATGCGCATTGTCATTTTTTAGGTTTAGGTTTAAATCAATTAAATGCCAATTTAGTAGGAACAACGAGTTTTGATGAGGTGGTAAACCGTGTTTTAGGTTTTCAAAATAAGTATCAGCAGGATTTTATTTTTGGTAGAGGCTGGGATCAAAACGATTGGAAACTTAAGGAATTTCCAAATAATACTTTACTAGATAGTTTATTTCCAGATACGCCTGTTGCATTAACTCGAGTTGATGGACATGCTTTATTGGTTAATCAAGCAGCTTTAGATTTAGGAAATATTACTATTGATAGTGAAATTGACGGAGGTGAAGTGGTGATTGAAGAAGGAAAACTAACAGGAGTTTTAATAGATAAAGCCCAAAGATTAGTGCTTAAGCACTGGCCAGAGCCATCAAGAAGAGAAATAGAAAGCGCTTTGTTAGAAGCACAAAAATTATGTGTTTCTCAAGGATTAACAACAGTTGACGATGCTGGTTTGGAAATAGATAGTATTGAGATTATTGATAGTTTGCAGAATTCAGGCGACTTAAATATAAGAGTTTATGCGATGGTGTCTGCTACCAAAAAGAATTTAGATTATTATTTAGATAAAGGTATTATAAAAACTGATAAACTTAATATAAGATCTTTTAAATTTTATGCTGATGGTGCTTTAGGTTCGCGAGGTGCAATGCTACGCAAACCCTATACTGATAAACCTGGGCATTTGGGGTTGTTGGTTAATAGTATTGAAGACCTTGAAGAAACAGCAACACGAATTTCAAATTCTGAATATCAAATGAATACCCATGCTATTGGAGATTCTGCTAATCATGTGGTTTTGCATACCTATAAAAAAGTATTGCAAGATAAACCCGATAGACGGTGGCGTGTAGAACATGCACAAATAATTTCACCAGAAGATTTTAATTTGTTTAATGATATCATCCCATCAATTCAACCAACACATGCAACAAGTGATATGTATTGGGCAGAAGATAGAGTTGGAGCAGAACGTATTAAAGGAGGATATGCGTATAAAGATTTATTGAAAACCTATGGAAAAGTCGCTTTAGGAACCGATTTTCCAGTGGAATATGTAAGTCCATTTTATACATTTTACGCTGCGGTAGCAAGAAAAGACTTAAAGGGCCACCCAGAAAGAGGTTATCAAATGGAAAATGCTTTAAGTCGAGAAGAAACTTTAAAAGGGATGACCATTTGGGCAGCTTATTCTAATTTTGAAGAAGCAGAAAAAGGAAGTATTGAAGCGGGGAAATTTGCCGATTTTATAATTCTAGATAAAGATATTATGAAAGTTGATGTATCTGAAATACCAAATATTAAAGTATTGAGCACGTTTATTGATGGAGAATTACAATAG
- a CDS encoding class I SAM-dependent methyltransferase, with protein sequence MKDLFGQALLEYQNGNHTEDIITSTSISGEDTLPLPYLFRDFKDMPSLEKKALKLAEGSVLDVGCGTGSHSLYLQEKGLKVKAIDISKGAIDVAKQRGVMNAEEKNILDETESFDTILLLMNGTGIFQELSQVSKYLSHLKSLLKDDGQILIDSSDIKYMYEDEDGGLWVDTNSSYYGELDYFLSYKSEKEVPMKWLYLDFETLKLACETVGLKCERVCEGEHFDYLARLV encoded by the coding sequence ATGAAAGACCTTTTCGGACAAGCTTTATTAGAGTATCAAAACGGAAACCATACAGAAGATATTATTACTTCTACAAGTATTTCGGGAGAAGATACATTACCTCTTCCCTATTTATTTCGTGATTTTAAAGACATGCCTAGCTTAGAAAAAAAAGCTTTAAAACTAGCTGAAGGTTCTGTTTTAGATGTTGGTTGTGGTACGGGCAGTCACAGTTTATATTTACAAGAAAAAGGGTTAAAAGTAAAAGCGATTGACATTTCTAAAGGTGCTATTGATGTCGCAAAACAACGTGGTGTTATGAATGCTGAAGAAAAGAACATTTTAGATGAAACTGAATCTTTCGATACTATCTTACTTTTAATGAATGGTACTGGAATTTTTCAAGAGTTATCTCAAGTTTCAAAATACTTATCTCATTTAAAAAGTCTTTTAAAGGATGATGGACAAATTTTAATTGACTCTTCGGATATTAAATATATGTACGAAGATGAAGATGGTGGTCTTTGGGTAGACACCAACTCTAGTTATTATGGCGAACTTGATTATTTTTTAAGCTATAAGAGTGAAAAAGAAGTTCCGATGAAATGGCTCTATTTAGATTTTGAAACCTTAAAACTGGCTTGTGAAACTGTAGGTCTTAAATGCGAACGGGTTTGTGAAGGTGAACACTTTGATTATTTGGCTCGTTTGGTGTAA
- a CDS encoding M48 family metallopeptidase — MKQTFFLLLFKLLISQSIWTQELKYSYKSDAEFDIETYLETITKKQLSKINGAYKKQRKGFYQKQLKSLKSQLSDSTFIFNDDLSTKIENIYREICLANLELKNDDFCFFIDRSLYPNASAYGNGVFVINLGLFTLLDSEDEIAFVICHELAHHSLLHIKKKIDNYISKTNSKELKYKISKIKRKRYGQNSARMELLKDLNFDFSEHSRESEIEADIKGFDYFSKTKYDKNAAISALKKLGNIEKLVFRYEIDWEAIFNLNDYRFNKNLLIKEESMFNSNILIDDNAWDIDSLKSHPDINIRINKLITSEFDLLNNDKIEIEDGNKEVKRVSEKLSVMSAFDQGNLDLAIYKVAVNLEKKDNDKSFFVGKMALILKKLYILKKNHSIGKYVPNENNLSDEIYLNMIRRFIHNIDMYELKKLIKNYTSYHIKIINDNKDLVSVHEIFNKD, encoded by the coding sequence ATGAAACAAACTTTTTTTTTACTACTTTTTAAATTACTTATTAGCCAAAGTATATGGACTCAGGAGCTAAAGTATTCTTATAAAAGTGATGCCGAATTTGATATTGAAACTTATTTGGAAACAATAACAAAAAAGCAATTAAGTAAGATAAATGGAGCTTACAAAAAGCAAAGAAAAGGATTTTATCAAAAACAATTAAAAAGTTTAAAAAGCCAATTAAGTGACAGCACATTTATATTTAATGATGATTTGTCTACTAAAATTGAAAACATTTACCGTGAGATTTGTCTTGCTAACTTAGAATTAAAAAATGATGATTTTTGTTTTTTTATTGATAGATCATTATATCCTAATGCATCTGCCTACGGAAATGGGGTGTTTGTAATTAATCTAGGCCTATTCACTTTACTTGATTCAGAAGACGAGATTGCATTCGTAATTTGTCATGAACTGGCTCATCATAGTTTATTACATATTAAGAAGAAAATAGACAATTATATATCTAAAACTAATTCAAAAGAGTTAAAGTATAAAATAAGTAAAATTAAAAGAAAAAGGTATGGTCAGAATTCTGCGAGAATGGAGTTGTTAAAAGATTTGAATTTTGATTTTTCCGAGCATTCCAGAGAATCTGAAATAGAAGCTGATATAAAAGGGTTTGATTATTTCTCAAAAACAAAATATGATAAGAACGCTGCTATAAGTGCACTTAAAAAACTTGGAAATATAGAAAAGCTTGTTTTCAGGTATGAGATTGATTGGGAAGCAATATTTAATTTAAATGATTATCGTTTTAATAAAAACCTCTTGATAAAAGAAGAGTCTATGTTCAACTCAAATATTCTTATTGATGATAATGCTTGGGATATAGATTCTTTAAAATCACACCCAGACATTAACATCAGAATTAATAAATTGATTACAAGTGAATTTGATCTACTAAACAATGATAAAATAGAAATTGAAGATGGTAATAAAGAAGTTAAAAGGGTGTCTGAAAAATTATCAGTGATGTCTGCATTTGATCAAGGGAACCTGGATTTGGCTATTTATAAGGTGGCAGTGAATTTAGAGAAAAAAGATAACGATAAATCTTTTTTTGTTGGGAAAATGGCGTTAATATTGAAGAAACTATATATATTAAAAAAAAATCACAGTATAGGGAAATACGTTCCGAATGAAAATAATTTGTCGGATGAAATTTATTTGAATATGATTAGACGATTCATTCATAATATTGATATGTATGAACTCAAGAAATTAATTAAAAACTATACCAGTTATCACATTAAAATAATAAACGATAATAAAGATTTAGTATCGGTACACGAAATTTTTAATAAAGATTAA
- a CDS encoding DUF6770 family protein, whose amino-acid sequence MKQPIVFFIFFLTFFSYSQSKILKTTEGASLVNSGVMIDTDNSANGYYFFYEVDKVNKREREFAIKILDQNLNEVINKSFVEDRNSYLMQVKYNKQQLMFVMYNSKDFKFIFYSLDKDGNLNKVSEYEEGIKNYVYRSKSTVPTFSFYPIANKGFLLFMLYKNKKHGYKLKYISTNGGESWDYTSGKEQHEILQILNVDEKGIILQEVKKKRLLSGEYSAFIKILDPETGEAFFKKEYPQEAEIPEAWNNVFISNEEVIIIGEYWAEKERVFKDDSKGLFINKYNFEGNKTFNKRVSWQDNFEQTFNELNDESGRNYLFFHDFMTTENGHIYALAEQYRKTLRVGLGAQLTITDAYVLDFDKEFNLVDVIKFDKGKSRIKSSVVAANRHLLAMLLSREGGFDYEFTQTDKKKDRFYSLFLDYERLKGEKNKIAFKAIIYNDGKLTEDKIYLENDLVKTQVKAAKAGYVLLVDHDKKKKEVKLHLEKLNIE is encoded by the coding sequence ATGAAACAACCAATAGTATTTTTCATTTTTTTTCTAACCTTTTTCAGTTATTCTCAGTCAAAGATTTTAAAGACTACCGAGGGGGCGTCACTTGTGAATTCTGGAGTCATGATAGATACCGATAATTCTGCAAATGGATATTATTTTTTCTATGAAGTTGATAAAGTGAATAAAAGGGAAAGAGAATTTGCAATTAAAATTTTAGATCAAAATTTAAATGAGGTTATAAATAAATCGTTTGTTGAAGATAGGAACTCGTACCTGATGCAAGTTAAGTATAATAAGCAACAGTTAATGTTTGTAATGTATAATAGTAAAGACTTCAAGTTTATTTTTTATAGCTTGGATAAAGATGGTAATTTGAATAAAGTTTCTGAATATGAAGAAGGAATCAAAAATTATGTATATAGGTCAAAGAGTACAGTTCCAACTTTCTCATTTTACCCAATAGCAAATAAAGGTTTTTTACTTTTTATGCTGTATAAGAATAAAAAACATGGATATAAGCTTAAATATATCTCTACAAACGGAGGAGAGAGTTGGGATTACACTTCTGGTAAAGAACAACATGAAATTCTCCAAATTCTTAATGTAGATGAGAAAGGGATTATCCTTCAGGAAGTTAAAAAAAAGAGATTGCTATCTGGAGAGTATAGTGCTTTTATTAAAATTTTGGACCCAGAAACAGGAGAAGCCTTCTTTAAAAAAGAATATCCGCAGGAAGCAGAGATACCTGAAGCTTGGAATAATGTTTTTATATCGAATGAAGAAGTCATAATTATTGGTGAATACTGGGCAGAAAAAGAAAGGGTTTTTAAAGATGACAGCAAAGGGTTGTTTATAAATAAGTATAATTTTGAAGGAAACAAAACTTTTAATAAACGAGTAAGTTGGCAGGATAATTTTGAACAGACATTTAATGAGTTAAATGATGAAAGTGGAAGAAATTATTTGTTTTTCCATGATTTCATGACAACTGAAAATGGTCACATTTATGCTTTAGCAGAGCAATATAGAAAAACTTTACGAGTTGGACTTGGTGCTCAATTAACAATTACAGATGCTTATGTCTTAGATTTTGATAAAGAATTTAATTTAGTTGATGTAATAAAATTTGATAAAGGAAAATCTAGGATCAAGTCATCTGTAGTTGCTGCTAATAGACATTTGTTGGCTATGTTGTTGAGTAGGGAGGGTGGATTTGATTATGAATTTACACAAACGGATAAGAAAAAAGATCGTTTTTATTCTTTGTTTCTTGACTATGAACGGTTAAAAGGCGAAAAGAATAAAATAGCTTTCAAAGCCATAATTTATAATGATGGTAAATTGACAGAGGATAAAATATACTTAGAAAATGATTTAGTAAAAACACAAGTAAAAGCAGCAAAGGCAGGCTATGTACTATTAGTAGATCATGATAAGAAAAAGAAGGAGGTAAAGCTTCATTTAGAAAAATTAAATATAGAATAA
- a CDS encoding YkgJ family cysteine cluster protein produces the protein MQDILKNLPKLAKDKHNENKKFFAKLKKKPPKNLDYIMQELHEDEFERTDCLECANCCKTTGPLFTDKDIERISKYFKQKPQQFINQYLRIDEDNDYVLQSVPCTFLGTDNYCSIYEVRPKACREFPHTDRKKFQQISNLTLKNVAMCPAAFNIVENMKKRIK, from the coding sequence ATGCAAGATATCCTAAAAAATCTTCCAAAGCTCGCCAAAGATAAGCATAACGAAAACAAAAAATTCTTTGCTAAGTTAAAAAAGAAACCGCCAAAGAATTTGGATTATATCATGCAGGAATTGCATGAAGACGAGTTTGAGCGTACCGATTGTTTAGAATGTGCTAATTGCTGTAAAACGACTGGACCGCTATTTACAGATAAAGATATTGAACGCATTTCGAAGTACTTTAAACAAAAACCACAGCAGTTTATAAATCAGTATTTGCGTATCGATGAAGATAATGATTATGTATTGCAAAGTGTACCCTGTACATTTTTAGGTACAGATAATTATTGCTCCATTTATGAGGTAAGACCAAAAGCTTGCCGAGAATTTCCACATACCGACAGAAAAAAGTTTCAGCAAATATCTAATCTAACATTAAAAAATGTTGCTATGTGTCCTGCAGCTTTTAACATTGTTGAGAACATGAAAAAAAGAATAAAATGA
- a CDS encoding sterol desaturase family protein has product METILNYFETIPPLHRGIIIVGGLTFFWIIEGMVPLFGSNYKKWKHAIPNIFFTITTILVNLPLAFLFLKSSDWVMANNFGIINWLPEMPIWLYVILGIFLIDFIGAYLPHLIEHKVKPLWMVHLVHHSDHHVDTTTANRHHPLESLIRYVFTLMGIFIIGTPIALVMLYQSLSIIATQFNHANIKLPKKVDNLLSYIIVSPDMHKVHHHYKLPYTDSNYGNIFSVWDRLFGTYMKLDTDKIIYGVDVFPNEKENSNVKDLLKQPFQKYRKPTSSIKE; this is encoded by the coding sequence TTGGAAACTATTTTAAATTATTTTGAAACCATTCCTCCATTGCATCGAGGTATTATCATAGTAGGAGGATTAACCTTCTTTTGGATTATTGAAGGTATGGTGCCTTTATTTGGATCTAACTACAAAAAATGGAAACATGCTATACCGAATATATTCTTTACAATAACAACCATACTTGTAAACCTTCCTTTGGCCTTTTTATTTTTAAAATCATCAGATTGGGTCATGGCTAATAATTTCGGAATTATTAATTGGCTTCCTGAAATGCCAATATGGTTATATGTAATTTTGGGAATCTTTTTGATAGACTTTATAGGCGCCTATTTACCACATTTAATAGAACATAAAGTAAAACCACTATGGATGGTACATTTGGTACACCATTCGGACCATCATGTAGATACAACCACTGCTAATAGACATCATCCTTTAGAAAGTTTAATTCGTTACGTTTTTACTTTAATGGGAATATTTATTATCGGTACACCAATTGCTTTAGTTATGTTATATCAATCGTTGTCTATTATAGCTACTCAATTTAATCATGCGAATATTAAGTTACCTAAGAAGGTAGACAATTTGTTGAGTTATATTATTGTCTCGCCAGATATGCATAAAGTGCACCATCATTATAAATTGCCATACACCGATTCTAACTATGGAAACATATTCTCAGTCTGGGATAGACTTTTTGGAACGTATATGAAATTGGATACCGATAAAATTATTTATGGTGTTGATGTTTTTCCAAACGAAAAAGAGAATAGCAATGTTAAAGACTTATTAAAACAACCGTTTCAAAAGTATAGAAAACCGACATCTTCTATAAAAGAATAA
- a CDS encoding exo-beta-N-acetylmuramidase NamZ family protein, which produces MRFNVFKNTVLLFVFVMISCASKAKSKIIIKDKIHLTAKNNPIIIVGANQTDTYLSLLKGKRVGIVANQTSVIFKKKKIRAISIDLETNEQSLDHIVEKDTTTHLVDSLLSLKIDIKKVFSPEHGFRGRIDAGELVKDGIDTKTNLPLVSLYGKNKKPTKEQLEGLDIIVFDIQDVGVRFYTYISTLHYIMEACSEQGIPVLILDRPNPNGHYIDGPTLEIKNKSFLGMHPIPLVHGMTIGEYAQMINGEKWLKNGSQCEITVITIKNYTHDTFYSLPIRPSPNLPNDQAIKLYPSLGLFEGTNVNAGRGTEFQFQRYGAPFLNKKTHTFSYTPVANFGAKHPKHKNELCYGEDLKNEELSGVMTLKWVIRAYQNSTDKSLFFNTNNFTKHAGTDKLQQQIVTGLSETEIKASWLDDLEAFKNTRNKYLLYD; this is translated from the coding sequence ATGAGGTTTAATGTTTTCAAAAATACAGTTTTATTATTTGTTTTTGTAATGATTTCTTGTGCTTCTAAAGCAAAAAGCAAAATAATCATTAAAGATAAGATACATCTTACTGCAAAAAACAATCCTATTATTATTGTTGGCGCCAATCAAACTGATACTTATTTATCACTATTAAAAGGGAAACGCGTTGGTATTGTTGCGAATCAAACCTCAGTAATTTTTAAGAAAAAAAAAATTAGAGCTATAAGTATTGATTTAGAGACCAATGAACAATCTCTGGATCATATAGTCGAAAAAGATACAACAACTCATTTAGTTGATTCTTTATTATCCTTAAAGATTGACATAAAAAAGGTGTTTTCTCCAGAACATGGTTTTCGAGGTCGTATAGATGCCGGCGAATTAGTTAAAGACGGTATTGATACTAAAACGAACTTACCGCTTGTATCTCTTTACGGAAAAAACAAAAAGCCCACTAAAGAACAACTTGAAGGTTTAGATATTATTGTTTTTGATATTCAGGATGTAGGTGTTCGGTTTTACACTTACATTTCTACGTTACATTACATTATGGAAGCTTGTTCTGAACAGGGGATCCCTGTTTTAATATTAGACAGACCAAATCCAAATGGTCATTATATAGATGGCCCCACTTTAGAAATTAAAAATAAAAGTTTCTTAGGTATGCATCCTATACCGTTGGTGCATGGGATGACTATTGGTGAATATGCACAAATGATTAACGGTGAAAAATGGTTAAAAAATGGTTCTCAATGCGAAATAACCGTTATTACTATAAAAAATTACACACACGACACTTTTTATAGTTTACCTATTAGACCTTCTCCAAACTTGCCTAACGACCAAGCTATAAAATTGTATCCCAGTCTTGGACTTTTTGAAGGTACTAACGTAAATGCCGGTCGTGGTACTGAATTTCAATTTCAACGGTATGGGGCTCCTTTTTTAAATAAAAAGACGCATACTTTTAGCTATACGCCTGTTGCAAATTTTGGTGCCAAACACCCTAAACATAAAAATGAATTATGTTATGGTGAAGATTTAAAAAATGAAGAGCTTAGTGGTGTCATGACTTTAAAATGGGTGATTAGAGCATATCAAAATTCAACAGATAAATCATTGTTTTTCAATACAAACAATTTCACAAAGCATGCTGGAACTGACAAGTTACAACAGCAGATTGTAACAGGTTTAAGTGAAACTGAAATTAAAGCTTCATGGCTAGATGATTTGGAGGCATTTAAAAATACTCGAAATAAATACTTGTTATACGATTAA